The nucleotide window ATGTCCATGGCGCATTATTAAGCATAATCGTTCCACCATCAGAGAGCTAGAAAGTTACATACATATAGCCTTATGGGGCCGGATCGGTATTGTAACAAAATGGGAGCCTATGTTGGGGCTGAAGCCTGTCGCACGCACTGTGAATGGCTGATTGTGAGGCGTTCAGTGTAGCCGTTGGTCGCAAAGCTTTCGCCAGACCTCCCTGGCATTGGGCTTTCGATTATTAGTGTGATGCAGAACCAAAAGTGACCAAATCACCTAGGTTAGTGGCATTGATGGCGACTATTAGACTATTCAACTGTCTGACTACTTATGCTTCTTTGTCAAGTCTTGGGACTACCGGTATATCACAATCACCCTTCAATGCCTCGTACGTCCCGCTTCCTTTTTAGTGCTCGCTCTGGGATGTCCGGAAAGTGGATGGAACTTCACGAGTGTCCAGATTGATCAGATAAAAAATTTTCATCTCTTAGCCGATCTCGGGACGGGGTGTGGACGTAGAAAGCTCCGGCTTTAACCCTGCACAACTGATGAGGGGCAACTCATCTTATCTGATCATCAGATTAGATACTTGACGCAAAAAAAGCCGCTAGAAAAAAACTTGGTCTCGCGCTGGCCTGGGCTTGATGGGGCAAGCGCAGGGTTAGGGCGATGAAATGGGACTGTAGTACTGACGCGATGAAGTAATGCAAGTGGCCACAAAAGGTGCGTGGATGGTGTAGGAACTGAACAGAAGCTCCGTCAGGACTGAACCGTCCCCAGGGTCCCGGTTCTTTGTCACCCTCACCCATGCCCTTGGAAACATGGGTGAGGGGAGGCACAAGGTTGCAGTTGACTGACACGAGCGTGGAAGCTCGAGCAAGaatccttgatgatgagcccaCCAAACTCCAGACGACTTCGCCAATGGATGATGGCGAGCGATGATGCAACTGGCAATGCCTAGTGTGAGACGGCGTCCATCTGGACACCCCCAAACACTCATAAAATTGCCGCACCGGTTCGGCCCTGGTCTATTACCGCTTTGCTTGGCTCCTTATACACGCACTTGATTCCGTAATTGGCGTCACCCCCATCCAGGAGCATGGGCCTGAACGGAGTACGGCACTGATGGTGGGGCAGGACATCATGGCGGGTTAACACGGACGTGCAGGTTGATGGCGTctgtttgagcttgagaatgcATATTATTGCAAGGGAGAACCCTTGATCAGCATCTACTGCTGTTTTTCTCTCGGGGACTGCTTTCTTTACAGATCCCGTCGTGTTTCTCCGAAGTTCCCAAGTGATTTTGTCAGTTCCAAACTTCATCCACACTCATCATGGCGACCGAAACGACGAATATACCTTCCGCTCCATCGCGGCAACAACAGAAGCTCTCTATCCTTGAGGGCCCCGTCGATCCTCCACTGGTTGATTTGACGTTgggtgagcttcttgagcttcagacATATCAACATGGCAACCAAGAATGCCTGGTGATTCCCTGGACAGGTGCCCGCTGGACATACAATGAGCTCAGCCAACAAAGCTCATCCCTGGCGCAATCGTTATTGGACATGGGAATTGGAGTTGGCGATCGTGTTGCCATCATGGCAGGCAATTGTGAACAATATGCGGCTGTCTTCTTCGCGGTGGCTAAAATCGGTGCTATCCTTGTCATCCTGAATAACACATACACACCAACCGAAGCGATGTATGGGTTGAAGTTTTCCGACAGCAAGATTTTCTTCACAACACCAAGGATCGGAAGACTCGACCAGACGCAGCTACTGCAGCAGCTTGAGGATAAGAAGACAGCCCCCATGGTCGTGATGCTAAGAGGAGATGAGTCTGGTAGATACCAGACCTATGACGAATTGGTGAACGCTGGTCGCAGGCGAAACCACCAAAGACTGTATCAAGCCATGACCAAGGTGCTTCCTCATCAAGTGGTCAATCTTCAATTCACAAGCGGAACGACAGGATTGCCCAAAGCTGCAATGCTCACCCACCAGTAAGTGATCCATGAATTCCTCTGAGCAATGTGTTAGCTTGGTGCGATGCCGACTTTTCCACTTCTAATCTGACGAATTTATAGCAACCTGGTAAATAATTCACGCTTTATTGGTGATCGCATGCGGCTTGGTCCTGAAGATGTTTTGTGCTGCCCTCCACCGCTGTTCCATTGCTTTGGCCTGGTGCTCGGTCTTCTCGCTGTTGTCACTCACGGCGGTAAGATCGTGTATCCGGCGGAGGTCTTCGATATTGACGCAACGCTCAAGGCTATTTCTGATGAACAATGCACTGCCGTTCATGGTGTTCCAGCCATGTTTGATTCGCTTTTTCAGGCAAAGTGGCCCGAGAACTTCAACTGCGACAATCTGCGTACTGGTATCATTGCTGGTGCACCTGTTCCTCGGTACCTTATGGAGCTCTTGGTAAACCGTTTCGGAATGACAGAGTTCACTAGCAGTTACGGCTTGACGGAGGCTTCACCAACGTGCTTCAATGCCTTCACTGATGATTCCATTGACACACGATTGACGACTGTCGGTACTTTGATGCCTCATGCAAAGGCCAAGATTGTTGACCGTGATGGCAACATTGTACCTGTCGGTGAGCGTGGTGAACTTTGTATTGGCGGTTACCAGCTACAGGCTGGTTACTGGAACAACTCAGAGAAGACCAACGAGACTATGATCCGCGATGCTGCCGGTGTCCTCTGGCTGCATACCGGTGATGAAGCTGTTTTCGACGAAAATGGGTACTGTTCGATTACTGGGCGCTTTAAGGATATTATCATCAGAGGTGAGTCAAGTATATCAGTCTTGGCATTACGGAATGCTTGACTAACCCCGCTTCAACAGGTGGAGAGAACATCTACCCGCTCGAAATTGAGGAGCGTCTGATGGATCATCCTGCTATAACACGTGCCATTGTCGTTGGTCTTAAGAACAAGCATTATGGTGAAGTCGTAGGCGCGTTTGTTGAGTTGGCTGAAGGGTACCAGAAGCCCCAAttcgaggagatcaaggactGGTGTCGCAAGAGGCTCGGTGGCCATAAATCGCCTGCACACGTCTTCTGGCtgggcgatggcgatgttcCGGCAACGGTCCCCCTGACAGGAAGTGGTAAAGTGCGTAAGTTCGAGATGGCTAAGCTGGGCGATGAGCTTCTCCGAAAGCATGAGGTAGCTGCGAAGCTGTAGTGTGGAGTAGGCATTGAAGCGTGATGCGATTATTGTTAAATGGATTTGGAAGGCAAAAGTTTAGAACAGAGAGAAATATgagaaaaggctattataaggtagaTATAAATCGAAAATAGCTGGTCAGACACCCAACACCTGCCGTTTTGTTTCTTGGCAGTCCTTATTATGCACACAAAAGCCCAACCTTGCCTTCCAAGCGGCTCTTTCCATCCCAAGCATACCTAGGTTAGGTACCAGGTAATTTTTAGCACATCTAAAAACATGTGATCTAAGCCAGCATGAACCTTTTATTGCTGCCCCGAATATCTCAAACTACCTACTAACCAGTATTTACGATAAACCTATCATGTCCGCC belongs to Fusarium musae strain F31 chromosome 9, whole genome shotgun sequence and includes:
- a CDS encoding hypothetical protein (EggNog:ENOG41); its protein translation is MATETTNIPSAPSRQQQKLSILEGPVDPPLVDLTLGELLELQTYQHGNQECLVIPWTGARWTYNELSQQSSSLAQSLLDMGIGVGDRVAIMAGNCEQYAAVFFAVAKIGAILVILNNTYTPTEAMYGLKFSDSKIFFTTPRIGRLDQTQLLQQLEDKKTAPMVVMLRGDESGRYQTYDELVNAGRRRNHQRLYQAMTKVLPHQVVNLQFTSGTTGLPKAAMLTHHNLVNNSRFIGDRMRLGPEDVLCCPPPLFHCFGLVLGLLAVVTHGGKIVYPAEVFDIDATLKAISDEQCTAVHGVPAMFDSLFQAKWPENFNCDNLRTGIIAGAPVPRYLMELLVNRFGMTEFTSSYGLTEASPTCFNAFTDDSIDTRLTTVGTLMPHAKAKIVDRDGNIVPVGERGELCIGGYQLQAGYWNNSEKTNETMIRDAAGVLWLHTGDEAVFDENGYCSITGRFKDIIIRGGENIYPLEIEERLMDHPAITRAIVVGLKNKHYGEVVGAFVELAEGYQKPQFEEIKDWCRKRLGGHKSPAHVFWLGDGDVPATVPLTGSGKVRKFEMAKLGDELLRKHEVAAKL